A genomic segment from Tuwongella immobilis encodes:
- a CDS encoding ExbD/TolR family protein: MSHGAEDTGAPNLTPLLDVVLQLIMFFMLCANFVMEQVNESIKLPEATAAKALDRTQTSLLYLNVAFNGHVLRTDGPPLTNPKELEVYMRNQYRDIQAILRADKKGATEKVETTVIIRADARCTFEQVYNVMLACKAAGFEKLQLRAIVSDGTSATGGGAAS, encoded by the coding sequence GTGTCGCACGGCGCAGAAGATACCGGAGCACCCAACCTGACACCACTTCTCGACGTGGTGCTTCAGTTGATTATGTTCTTTATGTTGTGTGCGAATTTCGTGATGGAGCAGGTCAACGAATCGATCAAGCTCCCCGAAGCCACCGCTGCCAAGGCTTTGGACCGCACGCAAACCAGTCTGCTGTATTTGAACGTCGCTTTTAATGGTCACGTCCTCCGCACCGATGGTCCGCCGTTGACGAATCCCAAGGAATTGGAAGTCTACATGCGGAACCAGTATCGTGACATTCAGGCGATTTTGCGGGCCGATAAGAAAGGCGCGACGGAGAAGGTCGAAACCACCGTCATCATTCGCGCGGATGCCCGTTGCACCTTCGAACAAGTGTACAACGTCATGCTCGCATGCAAAGCAGCCGGATTCGAAAAACTCCAACTTCGGGCCATTGTCTCGGATGGAACATCCGCGACCGGCGGAGGTGCCGCATCATGA
- a CDS encoding ExbD/TolR family protein, translated as MSKKKHGPGEEDVKVDLPITPMLDMAFQLMAFFIFTFKPQPTEGQISLFLPQLKGNESVQMAPPPPDTPVEAKEEYTIIVRAAEGQIASIDFRGQGAPEPLGTQPSRLLERLNQIPRRDGDNVSVKIESDPKLNYNQLIRLMDVCIKAKFPSVGVAPLSASSQ; from the coding sequence ATGAGCAAGAAGAAGCATGGTCCCGGTGAAGAGGATGTCAAAGTCGATCTCCCCATCACCCCGATGTTGGACATGGCGTTTCAGCTGATGGCGTTTTTCATCTTCACGTTCAAACCCCAGCCAACGGAAGGACAGATTTCGCTGTTCCTGCCGCAGCTAAAGGGGAACGAGAGCGTGCAGATGGCTCCTCCTCCGCCGGATACTCCAGTGGAAGCCAAGGAAGAGTACACCATCATCGTTCGGGCAGCCGAAGGTCAGATTGCCTCGATCGATTTCCGCGGTCAAGGGGCACCCGAACCATTGGGAACTCAGCCGTCTCGATTGTTGGAACGCTTGAATCAGATTCCACGACGCGATGGGGATAATGTCTCCGTCAAAATTGAGTCGGATCCCAAATTGAACTACAATCAATTGATCCGATTGATGGATGTCTGCATCAAGGCGAAGTTCCCCAGCGTGGGCGTGGCTCCGCTCTCAGCCAGCAGTCAGTGA
- a CDS encoding prenyltransferase/squalene oxidase repeat-containing protein translates to MADQPVANAGAKPADAKARPQAAAVIRRMAVTQEDARERLLKRQLPAWVISGAFHLVFMVLFVVFFSGETAAPVEANDNLVETVVEDKAEEPEQDLTNPDMGFESDLAAATEADREEPENVEAPVVPEEAIGSPSETSEAPTQTLAPPGANEVMPNAGTAVGPEGTVKAGDGGAGGSFATPGMRGRSGATKDALLKSGGGNQLSEAAVARGLEWLARQQKPDGRWVYDGSSAGDTVAATGMALLPFLAAGQTHKSGAAKSGKNYSKKIALGLEYLKSRQQPSGDFTGASSMYSTAIAAVALCEAYGMTKDPSLKRHAQSVLNFIMKGQGNNGSWGYRAGSTGDTSIVGWQIQALKSGKIADLTVSDEIMKRANSFLDTVSTESGARYGYTSRGGTPSLTAVGLLCRQYSANWGPNNPALAAGVDFLVKGSAPQKGRFDMYVYYYATQVVHFYGGAKWSKDWNPKMRDMLIDMQVKLAGPDQGSWAADTGSIGSHCGRLGTTCLALLTLEVYYRHLPLYKRDAGGLKDLD, encoded by the coding sequence ATGGCAGATCAACCGGTTGCGAATGCTGGTGCCAAACCAGCAGATGCAAAGGCCCGCCCGCAAGCCGCCGCGGTGATTCGCCGCATGGCGGTGACCCAAGAAGATGCTCGGGAGCGTCTGCTGAAACGGCAGCTTCCCGCTTGGGTGATTTCGGGGGCATTCCACCTCGTATTCATGGTGCTGTTCGTCGTGTTCTTCTCCGGGGAAACGGCTGCCCCGGTGGAAGCCAACGACAACTTGGTCGAAACCGTCGTGGAAGACAAGGCGGAAGAACCCGAACAAGATTTGACCAACCCGGATATGGGCTTTGAGTCGGATCTTGCGGCCGCGACCGAAGCCGACCGCGAAGAACCGGAAAACGTCGAAGCTCCGGTTGTTCCCGAAGAGGCGATCGGCAGCCCATCTGAAACCTCCGAAGCTCCCACGCAAACGCTGGCTCCTCCAGGCGCGAACGAAGTGATGCCCAACGCGGGCACCGCGGTCGGACCGGAAGGAACGGTTAAGGCGGGTGATGGCGGCGCGGGTGGATCGTTCGCCACTCCTGGCATGCGTGGTCGCTCGGGTGCCACCAAAGATGCCTTGCTGAAATCTGGTGGCGGTAACCAGCTCTCCGAAGCCGCTGTCGCGCGGGGCTTGGAATGGCTGGCTCGTCAGCAAAAGCCAGACGGCCGCTGGGTTTACGATGGTTCCAGCGCGGGTGACACCGTTGCGGCCACCGGAATGGCGCTGCTCCCCTTCCTCGCAGCCGGTCAAACGCACAAGTCGGGTGCCGCCAAGAGTGGCAAGAATTATTCCAAGAAAATCGCGCTGGGGCTGGAGTATCTCAAGAGCCGTCAGCAACCCAGTGGTGACTTCACGGGTGCCTCGTCGATGTACTCGACCGCGATTGCCGCGGTTGCGTTGTGCGAAGCCTACGGGATGACCAAAGATCCTTCGTTGAAGCGTCATGCCCAATCGGTTCTGAATTTCATCATGAAGGGTCAAGGCAACAACGGCTCCTGGGGGTATCGCGCAGGCTCGACCGGGGATACCTCGATCGTTGGCTGGCAGATTCAAGCCCTGAAGTCCGGGAAAATCGCTGATCTGACCGTCTCGGATGAAATCATGAAGCGAGCCAATAGCTTCTTGGACACCGTCTCCACCGAATCGGGTGCCCGCTATGGCTACACCTCGCGTGGCGGTACGCCGTCGCTGACCGCGGTTGGTCTGCTCTGCCGTCAATATTCCGCGAACTGGGGTCCGAACAACCCGGCGTTGGCTGCGGGGGTTGACTTCCTGGTGAAAGGCTCGGCACCGCAAAAGGGTCGCTTTGACATGTATGTGTACTACTACGCGACTCAGGTAGTCCACTTCTACGGTGGTGCCAAGTGGTCCAAGGATTGGAATCCGAAGATGCGCGATATGCTCATCGACATGCAAGTGAAGTTGGCCGGGCCGGATCAAGGAAGCTGGGCGGCGGATACGGGTTCAATCGGGTCGCACTGCGGTCGATTGGGCACCACCTGCTTGGCACTGCTGACCTTGGAAGTCTACTATCGTCACCTGCCGTTGTACAAACGCGATGCGGGTGGTTTGAAAGACCTGGATTGA